Proteins from a single region of Haloterrigena alkaliphila:
- the hepT gene encoding type VII toxin-antitoxin system HepT family RNase toxin — protein sequence MVDEDVVVDRLELIDQYTNECKEMRDVSKGEYLDDVILQRAVERSLMNAIQSCIDLAGHIRASEDLETAETSREEIEALVAADILSDETGAKLAEAVGFRNHLAHRYGDIDHDLVYEVLQDDLEWIDRFQREIATWIRER from the coding sequence ATGGTCGACGAAGATGTCGTCGTGGACCGTCTCGAATTGATCGATCAGTACACGAACGAATGCAAGGAGATGCGGGACGTTTCGAAAGGAGAGTACCTTGACGACGTCATTCTCCAGCGTGCCGTCGAGCGGTCGTTGATGAACGCGATTCAGTCGTGTATCGATCTGGCGGGCCATATTCGTGCATCTGAAGACCTCGAAACTGCTGAGACCTCACGCGAGGAAATTGAAGCACTCGTCGCGGCCGATATTCTCTCAGATGAAACCGGAGCAAAACTCGCGGAAGCGGTCGGCTTTCGGAACCACCTCGCCCACCGATACGGCGACATCGATCACGACCTCGTGTACGAGGTTCTGCAGGACGATCTCGAGTGGATCGATCGGTTTCAGCGCGAAATCGCGACGTGGATTCGAGAGCGCTGA
- a CDS encoding NUDIX hydrolase — MPQPTMNLEAVAEHDPLEIDDQEHDAAVLAPIIERDGEEHLLFTRRADHLGEHPGQMSFPGGGAEPIDDSILETALREAREEIGLEDHETEIVGQLDDIRTITEYAVTPFVGRVPDREYVGDGREVAEIVVLPLSGLLDPANYEYERRDHPYYGDIVIHYFHVDGYTVWGATGRILVQLLELTTDFEVPERVERSRR, encoded by the coding sequence ATGCCACAGCCGACGATGAACCTCGAGGCGGTCGCGGAGCACGACCCGCTCGAGATCGACGACCAGGAACACGACGCGGCAGTCCTCGCGCCGATCATCGAGCGCGACGGCGAGGAGCACCTGCTGTTTACCCGCCGAGCCGACCACCTCGGGGAGCATCCGGGCCAGATGAGTTTCCCCGGCGGCGGCGCCGAACCGATCGACGACTCCATCCTCGAGACGGCGCTCCGTGAGGCCCGCGAGGAGATCGGCCTCGAGGACCACGAGACGGAGATCGTCGGCCAGTTGGACGACATCCGGACGATCACGGAGTACGCCGTCACGCCCTTCGTCGGCCGCGTCCCGGATCGGGAGTACGTCGGCGACGGACGCGAAGTCGCCGAAATCGTCGTCCTGCCGCTGTCGGGACTGCTCGATCCGGCCAACTACGAGTACGAGCGCCGGGATCACCCCTACTACGGCGACATCGTCATTCACTACTTCCACGTCGACGGCTACACCGTCTGGGGCGCGACCGGGCGGATTCTCGTCCAGTTGCTCGAGTTGACGACCGACTTCGAGGTGCCCGAGCGCGTCGAGCGGTCACGGCGCTAA
- a CDS encoding glycosyl transferase family 2, with protein sequence MEYVQERIATLHEFGGTAGRERDLAADAATAVGDAAVVVPMTGREHENPAAERVLSELESLEPAPAAVFVPVRADADRIGPFRAWLESFSLPIRVLWCNAPAIDDLLADAGLGGEFGKGRDVWLALGPAAAAGSSVVVHDADASSYEAGHVRRLLAPLTMGFDFAKGYYARLEDDRLYGRLFRLFYAPLVRTLAGAHDAPILDYLAAFRYALAGEFAVTADLARRLRTPRAWGLEVGTLGDAFASAGFEGTAQVDLGRHEHDHRAVAGETGLEGMSREVAGELLRVVEERGVDPDYATLRERYLAAGDRLIDQYRADAAFNGLAYEPADERDQLARYADSIAPPGPDRRLPRWTDAPFDPDDVLAAARPWRSDRRGGRHRADRVDSRAQD encoded by the coding sequence ATGGAGTACGTACAGGAGCGGATCGCGACGCTCCACGAGTTCGGCGGGACCGCGGGCCGCGAGCGCGACCTCGCCGCCGACGCCGCGACGGCGGTCGGCGACGCGGCCGTCGTCGTCCCGATGACCGGCCGCGAACACGAGAACCCGGCCGCCGAGCGCGTCCTGTCGGAACTCGAGTCCCTCGAGCCCGCTCCGGCGGCCGTTTTCGTCCCCGTTCGGGCCGACGCCGACCGGATCGGGCCGTTTCGCGCGTGGCTCGAGTCGTTTTCCCTGCCGATCCGCGTCCTGTGGTGCAACGCGCCCGCGATCGACGACCTGCTCGCCGACGCGGGACTGGGTGGCGAGTTCGGAAAGGGGCGAGACGTCTGGCTCGCGCTCGGCCCCGCCGCCGCGGCCGGGTCGTCCGTCGTCGTCCACGACGCCGACGCCAGCAGCTACGAGGCGGGCCACGTCCGTCGACTGCTCGCGCCGCTGACGATGGGCTTCGACTTCGCGAAGGGCTACTACGCGCGCCTCGAGGACGACCGACTGTACGGACGACTCTTTCGACTGTTCTACGCCCCGCTCGTCCGCACGCTCGCGGGCGCACACGACGCGCCGATCCTCGACTACCTCGCCGCCTTCCGGTACGCCCTGGCCGGCGAGTTCGCCGTCACCGCCGACCTGGCTCGCCGTCTCCGTACGCCCCGCGCCTGGGGGCTCGAGGTCGGCACCCTCGGCGACGCGTTCGCGTCCGCCGGCTTCGAGGGCACCGCGCAGGTCGACCTCGGTCGCCACGAACACGACCACCGCGCGGTCGCCGGCGAGACCGGCCTCGAGGGGATGAGCCGCGAGGTGGCCGGGGAACTGTTACGCGTCGTCGAGGAACGGGGCGTTGACCCCGACTACGCGACCCTGCGGGAGCGATACCTCGCGGCCGGCGACCGACTGATCGACCAGTACCGCGCCGACGCGGCGTTCAACGGGCTCGCGTACGAGCCCGCGGACGAACGCGACCAGCTGGCGCGCTACGCCGACTCGATCGCACCCCCCGGACCCGACCGCCGCCTGCCGCGGTGGACCGACGCGCCGTTCGACCCCGACGACGTGCTCGCGGCGGCCCGGCCCTGGCGCTCGGACCGACGCGGCGGCCGTCACCGCGCCGACCGCGTCGACTCTCGCGCACAAGACTAA
- a CDS encoding DUF502 domain-containing protein yields the protein MSSVKGDFGRGLIVIGPILVTLFLLHYLYSFIAGIVPDVFLNADTLAVVVPGLGEGVRERLAGFLRVVAFVGIIGLSMYVIGQMTETTMGELLEGIVDYAANRVPVIRVVYNASKTATETTFGAGEALQTPVRVETWENIRMTAFKTGRSAGDGRVTLFLPTSPNITSGFVLEVAADEVIELDETVEEALTRVVSGGFGNADQAEDLEDASLAIVGELSGDEKRQR from the coding sequence ATGAGTTCGGTAAAGGGCGACTTCGGGCGCGGGCTGATCGTCATCGGCCCGATCCTGGTGACGCTGTTTCTCCTGCACTACCTCTACTCGTTCATCGCGGGTATCGTCCCCGACGTGTTCCTCAACGCCGACACGCTCGCGGTGGTGGTGCCCGGCCTCGGCGAGGGCGTCCGCGAACGACTCGCCGGTTTCCTGCGCGTGGTCGCGTTCGTCGGGATCATCGGGCTCTCGATGTACGTCATCGGTCAGATGACCGAGACCACGATGGGCGAACTCCTCGAGGGGATCGTCGACTACGCGGCGAACCGCGTCCCCGTGATTCGGGTCGTCTACAACGCCTCGAAGACCGCCACCGAGACCACGTTCGGCGCCGGCGAGGCGCTGCAGACGCCGGTCAGGGTCGAAACGTGGGAGAACATTCGGATGACCGCGTTCAAGACCGGCCGCAGTGCGGGCGACGGCCGGGTCACGCTGTTCCTGCCGACCTCACCGAACATCACGTCCGGGTTCGTCCTCGAGGTCGCAGCCGACGAGGTCATCGAACTCGACGAGACCGTCGAGGAGGCGCTCACGCGGGTCGTCAGCGGCGGATTCGGCAACGCAGATCAGGCGGAGGATCTCGAGGACGCGTCGCTGGCCATCGTGGGAGAGCTGAGTGGCGACGAGAAGCGGCAGCGGTAG
- a CDS encoding metal-sulfur cluster assembly factor yields the protein MSSAGTDETVGADRVRERLREIVDPCSAATGSNLDIVEMGLVKSIDVDGDRVRVEMRLTTPMCHMVPYFNKEVEERLRDLPGIESVEFETDGGFEWSEELMTDEAQRRRQAVLDEHESRYRRECDGAESASDA from the coding sequence ATGAGTTCCGCCGGGACGGACGAGACGGTCGGGGCCGACCGCGTTCGCGAGCGCCTCCGCGAGATCGTCGACCCCTGCAGCGCCGCGACCGGCTCGAACCTCGACATCGTCGAGATGGGGCTGGTGAAGTCGATCGACGTCGACGGCGACCGCGTTCGCGTGGAGATGCGGCTCACGACGCCGATGTGCCACATGGTGCCGTACTTCAACAAGGAGGTCGAAGAGCGGCTTCGTGATCTGCCCGGGATCGAGTCCGTCGAGTTCGAGACCGACGGCGGCTTCGAGTGGTCCGAGGAGCTGATGACCGACGAGGCCCAGCGGCGCCGGCAGGCGGTGCTGGACGAGCACGAGTCGCGGTACCGGCGGGAGTGCGACGGGGCAGAGTCAGCTTCAGACGCGTAA
- a CDS encoding DUF5798 family protein, producing the protein MGLGSTAKKIQGLSDRAEAMYKQVQKLQQRIIGLEEEMDETNDTVNRLDHQLTEQRALLLAIAEEHDLDGEQILADAAIDEAELEAEDGTESDDETTADAETSDATAE; encoded by the coding sequence ATGGGACTTGGCAGCACTGCAAAGAAGATTCAGGGACTCTCGGATCGCGCCGAGGCGATGTACAAGCAGGTTCAGAAGCTCCAGCAGCGGATCATCGGGCTGGAAGAGGAGATGGACGAGACCAACGACACGGTCAACCGACTCGACCATCAGTTGACCGAACAGCGCGCGCTCCTGCTGGCCATCGCCGAAGAACACGACCTCGACGGCGAACAGATCCTCGCCGACGCGGCTATCGACGAGGCCGAACTCGAGGCCGAAGACGGAACGGAATCCGACGACGAGACCACCGCCGACGCCGAAACAAGCGACGCGACGGCCGAGTAA
- a CDS encoding HVO_0758 family zinc finger protein, whose product MKSVRKALREGELEKDTYDRLVCGECEKPLKTENDPDQIKTVRICPECAAEWKEIR is encoded by the coding sequence ATGAAATCAGTCCGGAAGGCACTCCGCGAAGGCGAACTCGAGAAAGACACGTACGATCGGCTCGTCTGCGGCGAGTGCGAGAAGCCCCTGAAGACCGAGAACGATCCGGACCAGATCAAGACCGTCCGCATCTGTCCGGAGTGTGCGGCCGAGTGGAAGGAGATTCGCTGA
- a CDS encoding metal-dependent hydrolase, whose translation MWPLGHVAVAYLCYTLATRARFDAPPAHVPALLLVLGSQFPDLVDKPLAWYLLVLPTGRSLAHSLLLLVPLSLALTLVAARYGRSEYGVAFGIGALSHTFADVLPALWDGETTANQLLWPITPVEPYPGGPPTILGLLRDSATDPYFLVQFALAAIAFAYWRRHGYPGLEVLRAAVARVRPAPS comes from the coding sequence ATGTGGCCACTCGGACACGTCGCCGTTGCCTATCTCTGTTACACGCTCGCGACTCGAGCGCGCTTCGACGCGCCGCCGGCACACGTCCCGGCGCTGCTGCTCGTGCTCGGGAGCCAGTTTCCGGACCTCGTCGACAAACCGCTGGCGTGGTATCTGCTGGTGCTCCCGACGGGTCGCTCGCTGGCTCACTCGCTGCTCCTGTTGGTGCCGCTGTCGCTCGCCCTCACGCTCGTCGCCGCCCGCTACGGTCGTAGCGAGTACGGCGTCGCATTCGGTATCGGGGCGCTATCGCACACGTTCGCCGACGTCCTGCCGGCCCTCTGGGACGGCGAGACGACCGCCAATCAGTTGCTCTGGCCGATCACGCCGGTCGAACCCTACCCGGGTGGACCACCGACGATTCTCGGCCTCCTGCGGGACTCGGCGACCGACCCGTACTTCCTCGTCCAGTTCGCGCTGGCGGCGATCGCGTTCGCGTACTGGCGTCGCCACGGCTATCCCGGGCTCGAGGTGCTCCGGGCGGCCGTCGCGCGAGTCCGACCCGCGCCGAGCTAG
- a CDS encoding PLP-dependent cysteine synthase family protein encodes MTSHEQPVDSVLETIGRTPLVALQDGPPDVDCYAKLETFNPGASIKDRIGRYMLERMLERGDVSAGGTVIEPTAGNTGIGLAIAAEQLGLEAIFVVPERFSVEKQQLMAALGAEIINTPTDAGMGGAIDRAHELAAELDDAVVPQQFSNPLNAEAHYETTAPEIYEALDGEVGAVVVGCGTAGTLMGIARYALERDPETHVVAVEPEGSIYGEALGDDREEGEYKTEGIGTHDLATNELFDPDLVDAVHAISDRDAHEELKRLAREEGHLVASSAGAASVATKRVAREISAGDLEVPYDSVVTVFPDSSERYLSKGIYRSFEEWEG; translated from the coding sequence ATGACGAGCCACGAGCAGCCGGTCGACTCGGTGCTCGAGACGATCGGACGGACGCCCCTCGTCGCCCTGCAGGACGGGCCCCCGGACGTCGACTGTTACGCGAAACTCGAGACGTTCAATCCCGGGGCCAGCATCAAGGACCGGATCGGCCGGTACATGCTCGAGCGCATGCTGGAGCGCGGCGACGTCTCGGCGGGCGGGACGGTCATCGAGCCGACGGCGGGCAACACGGGCATCGGACTGGCGATCGCGGCCGAACAGCTGGGACTCGAGGCGATCTTCGTCGTCCCGGAGCGGTTCAGCGTGGAGAAACAACAGCTGATGGCCGCGCTGGGCGCCGAGATCATCAACACGCCCACGGACGCGGGCATGGGCGGCGCGATCGATCGCGCCCACGAACTCGCCGCCGAACTGGACGACGCGGTCGTCCCCCAGCAGTTCTCGAATCCGCTCAACGCCGAGGCCCACTACGAGACCACCGCGCCCGAGATCTACGAGGCGCTCGACGGCGAGGTCGGCGCGGTCGTCGTTGGCTGTGGCACCGCGGGGACCCTGATGGGGATCGCCCGCTACGCGCTCGAGCGCGACCCCGAGACCCACGTCGTCGCGGTCGAACCCGAGGGCTCGATCTACGGCGAGGCCCTCGGCGACGACCGCGAGGAAGGCGAGTACAAGACCGAGGGAATCGGCACCCACGATCTGGCGACTAACGAACTGTTCGATCCCGACCTCGTCGACGCCGTCCACGCGATTTCCGACCGGGACGCCCACGAGGAACTCAAACGATTGGCTCGCGAGGAGGGGCACCTGGTCGCCTCGAGCGCCGGCGCCGCCAGCGTCGCGACGAAGCGGGTGGCGCGAGAGATTTCGGCGGGTGACCTCGAGGTTCCCTACGATAGCGTGGTGACGGTGTTCCCGGACTCGAGCGAGCGCTACCTCTCGAAGGGGATCTACCGCTCGTTCGAGGAGTGGGAGGGGTAA
- a CDS encoding DUF7109 family protein, with protein sequence MDATADELAGVVDLFGGLTRPELERALSEAAFRADGQSVDDAALEAAIDDALESFALVRHERHDGGEDRPLLVAGPTAFPSVPDHAEDVPHILDVDRRRLDRDALGETAREEFAAAVETAVDDGDEDRLAVLLDVSYDVEAWAPVDLASEQERLEAALE encoded by the coding sequence ATGGACGCGACCGCCGACGAACTGGCCGGCGTCGTCGACCTCTTCGGCGGGTTGACGCGCCCCGAACTCGAGCGGGCGCTCTCGGAGGCCGCGTTTCGCGCCGACGGGCAGTCGGTCGACGACGCGGCGCTCGAGGCGGCGATCGACGACGCCCTCGAGTCGTTCGCCCTCGTGCGCCACGAGCGACACGACGGCGGCGAGGACCGGCCGCTGCTGGTCGCCGGCCCGACGGCGTTCCCGTCGGTCCCCGACCACGCGGAGGACGTCCCGCACATCCTCGACGTCGACAGACGGCGTCTCGATCGGGACGCCCTCGGCGAGACCGCCCGCGAGGAGTTCGCGGCCGCCGTCGAGACGGCCGTCGACGACGGCGACGAGGACCGCCTCGCCGTCCTGCTCGACGTCAGCTACGACGTCGAGGCGTGGGCGCCGGTCGACCTCGCGAGCGAGCAGGAGCGACTGGAAGCGGCTCTCGAGTGA
- a CDS encoding metal-dependent hydrolase, whose protein sequence is MWPWGHLAVVYLCYSLHCRRRDWPPRALSVIVLAIGSQFPDLVDKPLAWTFDVLPGGRTLAHSVFVAALLLPTVALAARRFDRRDLGTAFAVGHVSHLLADIPPSAILTADASELTFLVWPLLPPSPYESVDGILAGFLRYSMGWYEWAQLGLVLIALVVWYRDGLPGTGYARDVVERITGRNDAREGI, encoded by the coding sequence ATGTGGCCTTGGGGACACCTCGCCGTCGTCTATCTGTGCTATTCGCTCCACTGCCGGCGACGCGACTGGCCGCCGCGAGCACTATCAGTGATCGTACTGGCGATCGGCTCGCAGTTCCCCGATCTGGTCGATAAGCCGCTCGCGTGGACGTTCGACGTTCTCCCCGGCGGGCGGACGCTCGCTCACTCCGTATTCGTCGCCGCCCTCCTGCTCCCGACCGTCGCCCTCGCCGCGCGCCGGTTCGACCGCCGCGACCTCGGTACCGCCTTCGCCGTGGGGCACGTCTCGCACCTCCTCGCGGATATCCCGCCGTCAGCGATCCTAACCGCCGACGCTTCCGAGCTAACCTTCCTCGTCTGGCCGCTGCTCCCCCCGTCCCCGTACGAATCGGTCGACGGCATCCTCGCCGGCTTCCTGCGTTACTCGATGGGGTGGTACGAGTGGGCCCAGCTGGGACTCGTCCTCATCGCGCTCGTCGTCTGGTACCGCGACGGACTGCCCGGAACCGGCTACGCTCGAGACGTCGTCGAGCGCATCACGGGGAGAAACGACGCGAGAGAGGGTATCTGA
- a CDS encoding UPF0175 family protein produces MTGFVEDLERIAAVGGYEDADDVLEDAVRELLRRRPELRTSLAVEKYRAGDISLNRAAELAGTSTENFKAELSDRGIDREAGFLDDVDREEKLDEFCG; encoded by the coding sequence ATGACCGGCTTCGTCGAAGACCTCGAGCGGATTGCGGCCGTGGGCGGCTACGAAGACGCGGACGACGTCCTCGAGGACGCCGTTCGCGAACTGTTACGGCGACGGCCGGAGCTTCGAACGTCGCTTGCGGTCGAGAAATACCGGGCGGGGGACATCAGTCTGAACCGGGCTGCGGAATTGGCGGGGACGTCGACCGAGAATTTCAAAGCCGAACTCTCCGATCGCGGAATCGATCGCGAAGCTGGATTTCTCGACGACGTTGACCGGGAGGAGAAACTGGACGAGTTCTGCGGGTGA
- a CDS encoding PQQ-binding-like beta-propeller repeat protein produces MKFTRDLTFDGSSASDGSGRRALLSATGVALASGLAGCLGDLESDGDGEPEEPDSKSTHDTAALRERLADADPYRMDQYGPAHVGATADEGPTDDVEAVWTFREGELGPAYNIGSPAVVDGTVYVAEGRSVGEDDVETVVYALDGATGDVEWDRTYSGTNSFGSTAVVDGTVVLGIGASVVSLEADSGTERWRLDRDFSDAITVADGTVYAINTTYADPPTLVAIDLETGRERWNAPLTGDALYRPTPPAVVDGTVYQGGADLVALSAADGEQQWSRDLGETVTGSPTVADGALYVPVADGSVAAFDPDGAERWRQPVESGGQGSRRESVTSAAVADGSLYVVSSWQLTALDAETGSERWTTGIRGNDPPVVADGVVYVSGLNTMEAYDTADGTRLWRYGSEAESGSGDPVAPVVGGTVFFPSAGLHALREAGD; encoded by the coding sequence ATGAAGTTCACGAGAGATTTGACGTTCGACGGCTCATCGGCGTCCGACGGCTCCGGTCGTCGGGCGCTGCTTTCCGCCACCGGTGTGGCGCTCGCGTCCGGGCTGGCCGGCTGTCTCGGCGACCTCGAGTCCGACGGCGACGGAGAACCCGAGGAACCCGATTCGAAGTCGACCCACGACACGGCGGCGCTTCGGGAGCGACTGGCCGACGCCGATCCGTACCGAATGGACCAGTACGGACCGGCCCACGTCGGGGCGACGGCCGACGAAGGGCCGACCGACGACGTCGAGGCCGTCTGGACGTTTCGCGAGGGGGAACTCGGGCCGGCCTACAATATCGGATCGCCCGCGGTCGTCGACGGAACCGTCTACGTCGCGGAGGGGCGATCCGTCGGCGAGGACGACGTGGAGACGGTCGTCTACGCCCTCGACGGCGCGACGGGAGACGTCGAGTGGGACCGGACCTACTCCGGGACGAACTCGTTCGGGTCGACCGCCGTCGTCGACGGCACCGTCGTTCTGGGCATCGGCGCGTCGGTCGTCTCCCTCGAGGCCGACTCGGGGACCGAACGCTGGCGGCTCGATCGGGACTTCTCCGACGCGATTACGGTCGCCGACGGGACGGTGTACGCGATCAACACGACGTACGCCGACCCGCCGACGCTCGTCGCGATCGACCTCGAGACGGGACGCGAGCGCTGGAACGCCCCGCTCACCGGCGACGCGCTGTACCGGCCGACGCCGCCGGCGGTCGTCGACGGGACGGTCTACCAGGGCGGGGCCGACCTCGTGGCGCTGTCGGCGGCCGACGGCGAACAGCAGTGGTCGCGGGACCTCGGAGAGACGGTCACCGGATCGCCGACGGTCGCCGACGGCGCGCTCTACGTCCCCGTCGCCGACGGCAGCGTCGCGGCGTTCGATCCGGACGGCGCGGAGCGATGGCGACAGCCGGTCGAAAGCGGGGGTCAGGGATCGAGGAGAGAATCCGTCACGTCGGCGGCGGTCGCCGACGGATCGCTGTACGTCGTGAGTTCGTGGCAACTGACCGCCCTCGACGCCGAGACCGGATCGGAACGTTGGACGACCGGGATCCGCGGAAACGATCCGCCGGTGGTCGCCGACGGCGTCGTCTACGTGAGCGGACTGAACACGATGGAAGCGTACGATACCGCGGACGGGACGCGCCTGTGGCGATACGGGTCCGAGGCGGAGAGCGGCAGCGGCGACCCGGTCGCGCCGGTCGTCGGTGGAACCGTCTTCTTCCCGAGCGCGGGACTCCACGCGCTCCGCGAGGCGGGCGACTGA
- a CDS encoding amidohydrolase family protein — MVSLDEVFVADAVTHAYNQTESNYRVPRYAEQIAEIGVGLESKMPEGYARTPESFLGDWPVENTENALFRESQTDFAVFHPQSIRVFHDGLTAEEKARQFVERNPTRGAALASIDAIGLDDPQAELTRQVEEFDPHGVKVYPSYWEEDGNHHGFRMDDPEVAFPLWEHAADLGLDVVAVHKAFPFGAVPMDSYEVGDVEEAAASFPDLTFEIVHGGLTFAEETGWQIARHPNVYVNLELTLTELVTTPDSFVDTLQDLLFAGGERALEKILWGTGAPHFHPQLLLERFWEYDFPEMESFSGSFEITQEDKRKILGENWAEAHGFDIDDLESAMEGDQYSDAELVEEPWATTEFEVAE, encoded by the coding sequence ATGGTATCACTGGACGAGGTCTTCGTCGCCGACGCAGTCACGCACGCCTACAACCAGACCGAGTCGAACTACCGCGTTCCGCGCTACGCCGAGCAGATCGCCGAGATCGGGGTCGGCCTCGAGTCGAAGATGCCCGAGGGCTACGCGCGGACCCCGGAGTCGTTTCTGGGCGATTGGCCGGTCGAAAACACCGAGAACGCGCTGTTCCGCGAGAGTCAGACCGACTTCGCCGTCTTCCACCCGCAGTCGATCAGGGTGTTCCACGATGGGCTCACCGCCGAGGAGAAGGCCAGGCAGTTCGTCGAGCGCAACCCCACGCGGGGTGCGGCGCTGGCGAGCATCGACGCGATCGGACTGGACGATCCGCAGGCGGAACTGACGCGACAGGTCGAGGAGTTCGACCCGCACGGCGTCAAGGTCTACCCCTCCTACTGGGAGGAAGACGGGAATCACCACGGGTTCCGGATGGACGACCCGGAGGTCGCGTTCCCGCTCTGGGAGCACGCCGCGGACCTCGGCCTCGACGTCGTCGCCGTGCACAAGGCGTTCCCGTTCGGGGCCGTGCCGATGGACTCCTACGAGGTCGGCGACGTCGAGGAGGCCGCGGCCAGCTTCCCGGATCTCACCTTCGAGATCGTCCACGGCGGGCTGACGTTCGCCGAGGAGACCGGCTGGCAGATCGCCCGCCACCCGAACGTCTACGTCAACCTCGAGCTCACGCTGACCGAACTCGTCACCACCCCCGACTCGTTCGTCGACACCCTCCAGGACCTCCTGTTCGCCGGCGGCGAGCGGGCCCTCGAGAAGATCCTCTGGGGCACCGGCGCGCCGCACTTCCACCCGCAACTGCTGCTCGAGCGCTTCTGGGAGTACGACTTCCCGGAGATGGAGAGCTTCTCGGGGAGCTTCGAGATCACGCAGGAAGACAAGCGCAAGATCCTCGGCGAGAACTGGGCCGAGGCCCACGGCTTCGACATCGACGACCTCGAGTCGGCGATGGAGGGCGACCAGTACAGCGACGCCGAACTGGTCGAGGAGCCGTGGGCGACGACGGAGTTCGAGGTGGCCGAATGA
- a CDS encoding metal-dependent hydrolase, translating into MADGLTHVLVPYALATVLSLRYPWITTRLATVAMVGGVLPDLNRLQWIVPPETIESILGVSVSWRPMHSIGGVAVVIAIASLTVRATYRRAVALLLALGALSHFVLDLLLVPPAGTYQYLWPITSARLVVPGFYTSHDRWVAIVAVLLALAAHALARRRSHALERDSPVRIEG; encoded by the coding sequence GTGGCCGACGGCCTAACCCACGTGCTGGTCCCGTACGCGCTCGCGACGGTGCTCTCGCTGCGGTATCCCTGGATCACGACGCGACTGGCCACCGTCGCGATGGTCGGCGGCGTGCTTCCCGACCTCAATCGCCTACAGTGGATCGTTCCGCCGGAAACGATCGAATCGATACTCGGAGTGTCGGTTTCCTGGCGACCGATGCACTCGATCGGCGGCGTCGCGGTCGTCATCGCCATCGCGTCGCTGACCGTCCGGGCCACGTATCGGCGTGCAGTCGCGCTCCTGCTTGCGCTCGGCGCCTTGTCGCATTTTGTACTCGACCTCCTGCTGGTACCGCCCGCGGGCACCTACCAGTATCTCTGGCCGATTACGAGCGCCAGACTCGTCGTTCCGGGGTTCTACACGAGTCACGATCGATGGGTCGCAATAGTCGCGGTCCTTCTGGCGCTGGCGGCGCACGCGCTCGCTCGTCGCCGGTCTCACGCACTCGAGCGGGATTCTCCGGTGCGAATCGAAGGGTAA
- the mntA gene encoding type VII toxin-antitoxin system MntA family adenylyltransferase antitoxin gives MRDNPRVSDEVRTHINLEGFRSVFDEADVRYAVLFGSYATGSESQTSDLDVGVRFADECSRRERFRRRNRIDSELQSYADPFVDVSDLEALPDTVALTALRDGRLLYGDLAAKAADERRLERRVEESSERRARRRRDVIDRLAERDV, from the coding sequence ATGCGAGACAACCCTCGCGTTTCGGACGAGGTCCGTACCCACATCAATCTCGAGGGGTTCCGGTCGGTATTCGACGAGGCAGACGTTCGATACGCTGTCCTGTTCGGATCCTACGCCACGGGGTCGGAATCACAGACGTCGGATCTCGACGTGGGCGTTCGATTCGCTGACGAGTGCTCGCGCCGCGAACGATTTCGGCGACGGAATCGAATCGATAGCGAACTCCAGTCGTATGCGGATCCGTTCGTGGATGTGAGCGATCTCGAGGCACTCCCGGACACTGTCGCGTTGACTGCGCTTCGAGACGGGCGTCTGTTGTACGGTGATCTCGCCGCAAAGGCGGCGGACGAACGGCGACTCGAGCGACGCGTCGAGGAATCGAGTGAGCGACGCGCTCGACGGCGACGCGACGTTATCGATCGACTGGCCGAGAGAGACGTCTGA